In Chloroflexaceae bacterium, one genomic interval encodes:
- the ruvX gene encoding Holliday junction resolvase RuvX encodes MARDERRIMGLDVGERRIGVALSDAEGRLASPLTTINAHPVAQCVERIARLAAEYAVSELVVGLPLTLRGEIGPQARAVQQFARQLEERLGLPVHLFDERLTTAAADQLLRETGLKPEKRKQQVDQVAAAIILQDFLDQRRGAEG; translated from the coding sequence ATGGCCCGGGACGAACGGCGCATTATGGGGCTTGACGTGGGCGAGCGGCGCATCGGCGTGGCCCTGAGCGACGCGGAAGGACGCCTGGCCTCTCCGCTCACCACCATCAACGCGCACCCCGTGGCCCAATGCGTGGAGCGCATCGCCCGTCTGGCCGCTGAATACGCCGTCAGCGAACTGGTGGTGGGCCTGCCGCTGACCCTGCGGGGCGAGATTGGCCCGCAAGCCCGTGCGGTGCAACAGTTCGCCCGGCAGCTCGAGGAGCGCCTGGGGCTGCCGGTGCACCTCTTCGACGAACGCCTGACCACCGCCGCCGCCGACCAGTTGCTCCGCGAGACGGGCCTCAAGCCCGAGAAGCGCAAACAGCAGGTAGACCAGGTCGCCGCGGCGATTATTTTGCAGGACTTTCTCGATCAGCGGCGCGGGGCGGAGGGGTAA